A stretch of the Candidatus Methylopumilus planktonicus genome encodes the following:
- a CDS encoding acetyl-CoA carboxylase carboxyltransferase subunit alpha: MKISYLDFEKPISELEAQTQKLKETHDKNKNLDISKELSQLEGKTEKLLHEIYDNLNAWQISQVSRHPQRPYTLDYIEKLFTDFEELHGDRAFADDPAIVGGLALFEGIPVMVIGHQKGRDVKERQHRNFGMPKPEGYRKALRLYKLAEKFNVPIVTLIDTPGAYPGINAEERGQSEAIARNLYVMAELKVPMIGIVIGEGGSGGALALGVVDQLIMLQFATYSVISPEGCASILWKSADKASTAAETLGITATRLKDLGLIDTILPEPLGGAHRDPNQLMETVRKSLKEHLTKLQKKPLKQLLDLRYERLLSYGNFKETAK; encoded by the coding sequence ATGAAAATTAGTTATTTAGACTTTGAAAAGCCAATCTCAGAACTTGAAGCTCAGACCCAGAAGCTTAAAGAGACGCATGACAAGAATAAGAATCTTGATATTTCAAAAGAGCTCAGTCAGCTCGAAGGTAAGACCGAAAAACTGTTACACGAGATCTATGACAATTTAAATGCCTGGCAAATTTCCCAAGTCTCACGTCACCCACAAAGACCCTACACCCTTGATTATATTGAGAAACTTTTCACAGATTTTGAAGAGTTGCATGGCGATCGCGCCTTTGCCGATGACCCAGCGATCGTAGGGGGCTTAGCTTTATTTGAAGGCATCCCTGTCATGGTCATAGGGCATCAAAAAGGGCGGGATGTGAAGGAAAGACAACACCGCAACTTTGGTATGCCAAAGCCTGAAGGGTATAGAAAAGCCTTACGTCTTTATAAATTAGCCGAAAAATTCAACGTGCCTATTGTGACCTTGATAGATACCCCTGGGGCTTATCCAGGCATTAATGCCGAAGAACGCGGTCAATCTGAAGCCATTGCGCGTAACTTATATGTCATGGCCGAGTTAAAAGTACCCATGATTGGTATTGTGATTGGCGAGGGCGGCTCAGGCGGTGCATTAGCGTTAGGTGTCGTGGATCAGCTCATCATGCTTCAATTTGCGACTTACTCTGTGATTTCCCCTGAAGGATGTGCCTCTATCCTATGGAAGAGTGCGGATAAGGCGTCAACGGCAGCTGAAACATTAGGTATTACAGCCACCCGCTTAAAAGATTTAGGTCTCATCGATACCATTCTTCCAGAACCTCTAGGGGGTGCGCATCGCGACCCTAATCAACTTATGGAAACCGTCCGAAAATCCTTGAAAGAACACCTCACAAAACTGCAAAAGAAACCTTTAAAGCAGCTCCTTGATTTAAGATACGAACGTCTACTTAGCTATG
- the dnaE gene encoding DNA polymerase III subunit alpha: MSEAHPVSFVHLRCHSEYSITDGIVRIDDYIDKASSQNMPALALTDLNNVFGLVKFYKAAREKGIKAILGADLWIENEVNRDQPYRILALCQNDKGYLALSEILTRAYLENQYRGRVEVKKSWLLEKNEGLIILSGAAMGDVGQAILQEHTDIAMHAMKDWATHFKNRFYIEIQRIAEGDDKKNEARFINQSLSLATSLEIPVVATHPIQFMDQDDYRAHEARTCIAEGFIMADSRRPKLFSHEQYFKNEVEMTTLFSDIPEALQNSVEIARRCNFEFTLGKNYLPDFPTPNQEKLEDFLISESKKGLEVRLKELFPDEVKRHEVRHDYDARILFETSIINQMGFAGYFLIVADFINWAKNNEVPVGPGRGSGAGSLVAYSLGVTDLDPIRYQLLFERFLNPDRVSMPDFDIDFCQEGRDRVIDYVKQKYGAGSVSQIVTFGTMAARAVIRDVGRVLDLPFNFVDGIAKLIPMELGITLEDALNKEPQLQDRYNKEEEVKELIDLALRLEGVVRNVGMHAGGVLIAPGKISNFTPIYCQANGDSLVSQFDKDDIEALGLVKFDFLGLRTLTILAMALKNANILRINENLPPLDLNHLPLDDKTVFQLLKSANTTAVFQLESRGMKDMLKQAKPDCFEDIVALVALYRPGPMDLIPDFCKRKHGQQRIVYPHPSTESILKETYGIAVYQEQVMQIAQAVAGYSLGAADLLRRAMGKKKVEEMDAQREGFIAGSLKNGLNERQARELFDLLEKFAGYGFNKSHAAAYAMVAYQTAYLKTHYPAAFLAASMSADMNNTDNIQIFFEDCKPNSVELLAPDINQSSFEFIPTNTTQILYGLGAIKGTGLAAIELILESRESKGPFKNLFDFCARLDLRKVNRRVVESLIRGGAFDTLESNRASLLASVNLAITAAEQGKANIAQNSLFGEEQTQKVDMVHMDSWTPQQKLQEEKAALGFYFSGHPFTFFEKRVRPFIKTQIRELKPQEQPYVIAGVIVAIRIRMTARGKMAIVTLDDAISRVDVVVGNDLLTQSQRLVQEDQLLIVEGRVSHDDFTGGIRVTARKLFDLSTARNQFAHHLKISCNGQSDANKLREMLKPYCGHPQHDLKRCRVKIDYHNDLGHAELLLGREWQVDLHDELIDGLTQWLSEENVKILYN; the protein is encoded by the coding sequence ATGTCTGAAGCCCATCCCGTCTCATTTGTTCATTTAAGGTGCCATAGTGAATATTCCATCACCGATGGGATTGTGCGCATTGATGACTACATCGATAAGGCTTCATCTCAAAATATGCCAGCCTTGGCGCTCACGGATTTAAATAATGTATTTGGTTTGGTCAAGTTTTATAAGGCGGCGCGAGAAAAAGGTATTAAAGCTATTTTAGGTGCTGATCTTTGGATTGAAAATGAAGTCAACCGAGATCAGCCTTATCGAATTCTAGCGCTTTGTCAAAACGATAAAGGCTATTTAGCGTTATCCGAAATTTTGACGCGTGCCTATTTAGAGAATCAGTATCGTGGTCGCGTTGAAGTAAAAAAGTCTTGGTTGTTAGAAAAAAATGAAGGTCTCATCATTCTCTCAGGTGCTGCTATGGGAGATGTCGGTCAAGCCATCCTTCAAGAGCATACGGATATCGCAATGCATGCCATGAAAGATTGGGCAACACATTTTAAAAATCGTTTCTATATTGAAATCCAACGGATTGCAGAAGGAGATGATAAAAAAAATGAAGCACGTTTTATCAATCAATCTTTGAGCTTAGCGACAAGCTTAGAAATTCCTGTGGTAGCCACCCACCCCATCCAATTTATGGATCAAGATGATTACAGAGCCCATGAGGCGAGAACTTGTATCGCTGAAGGTTTCATCATGGCAGATAGCCGTCGACCCAAATTATTTTCACACGAACAGTATTTTAAAAATGAAGTGGAGATGACTACTTTATTCAGCGACATCCCTGAAGCGCTGCAAAATTCTGTCGAGATTGCAAGGCGTTGTAACTTCGAATTTACCTTAGGTAAAAATTACTTACCTGACTTCCCAACACCCAATCAAGAAAAGCTCGAAGACTTTTTAATTTCAGAATCTAAAAAAGGATTAGAAGTTCGCTTAAAAGAACTTTTTCCAGATGAAGTAAAACGTCATGAAGTCAGACATGATTATGATGCACGCATTCTTTTTGAAACTTCCATCATTAACCAGATGGGTTTTGCAGGGTACTTCTTAATCGTTGCTGACTTTATTAACTGGGCTAAAAATAATGAAGTCCCGGTAGGTCCTGGTCGAGGTTCAGGGGCTGGATCTTTGGTAGCCTATAGTTTAGGTGTGACTGATCTCGACCCAATCCGCTACCAACTTCTTTTTGAGCGCTTCTTAAATCCTGATCGTGTGTCGATGCCGGACTTTGATATCGACTTCTGCCAAGAAGGTCGCGATCGTGTGATCGATTATGTCAAACAAAAATATGGCGCAGGTTCCGTCTCGCAAATAGTCACTTTCGGTACGATGGCAGCACGTGCTGTGATTCGAGATGTGGGTCGTGTTCTTGACCTCCCATTTAATTTTGTCGATGGTATTGCGAAACTCATCCCCATGGAATTAGGGATCACATTAGAAGATGCATTAAACAAAGAACCACAATTACAAGATCGTTATAACAAAGAAGAAGAAGTCAAAGAGCTGATTGATCTGGCATTAAGGTTAGAAGGTGTCGTGCGAAACGTCGGCATGCACGCGGGTGGCGTTTTAATTGCTCCCGGAAAAATTTCAAACTTCACACCGATTTATTGTCAGGCGAATGGCGATAGTTTGGTGAGTCAATTCGACAAAGATGACATTGAAGCTCTAGGTTTAGTGAAGTTCGACTTCTTAGGACTTCGCACACTCACCATTCTTGCGATGGCATTAAAGAACGCAAATATTTTGCGGATCAATGAAAATCTACCGCCACTTGATTTGAATCATTTGCCACTCGATGATAAAACAGTGTTCCAGCTTTTAAAGAGTGCAAATACCACTGCCGTCTTCCAGCTTGAGTCACGCGGTATGAAAGACATGTTAAAACAAGCGAAGCCAGATTGCTTTGAAGATATTGTCGCACTCGTAGCACTTTATCGTCCGGGCCCTATGGATTTGATCCCTGACTTTTGTAAACGTAAACACGGACAACAGCGCATCGTCTATCCCCATCCCTCCACCGAATCGATCTTAAAAGAAACTTACGGGATTGCGGTTTATCAAGAGCAGGTGATGCAGATTGCACAAGCGGTTGCAGGTTACTCATTGGGAGCGGCTGATTTACTTCGTCGTGCGATGGGTAAGAAAAAAGTTGAGGAGATGGATGCGCAGCGCGAAGGATTTATTGCAGGCTCTCTAAAGAATGGATTGAATGAAAGACAAGCGCGTGAACTTTTTGACTTGCTCGAAAAGTTTGCAGGCTATGGTTTTAATAAATCACATGCAGCAGCGTATGCGATGGTGGCTTACCAAACCGCTTACTTAAAAACACATTATCCCGCAGCATTCTTAGCCGCTTCCATGTCGGCTGATATGAATAATACCGACAACATCCAAATATTTTTTGAGGATTGTAAACCAAATAGTGTCGAATTATTAGCACCCGATATTAATCAAAGTAGTTTCGAATTTATTCCAACCAATACGACACAGATCTTATATGGATTAGGTGCCATCAAAGGTACCGGCTTAGCCGCGATTGAACTTATTTTAGAGTCGCGCGAAAGTAAAGGCCCATTCAAAAATCTTTTTGATTTTTGTGCGAGACTTGATTTAAGAAAAGTGAATCGTCGTGTCGTAGAGTCTCTTATCCGCGGCGGTGCATTCGACACACTTGAATCTAATCGTGCTTCATTACTCGCAAGTGTTAATTTAGCCATCACCGCAGCTGAGCAAGGAAAAGCAAACATTGCACAAAATAGTCTGTTTGGCGAAGAGCAAACGCAAAAAGTGGATATGGTGCATATGGACTCATGGACGCCCCAGCAAAAACTGCAAGAAGAAAAAGCAGCGCTCGGTTTTTATTTTAGTGGCCACCCATTCACCTTCTTTGAAAAGCGTGTGCGACCATTCATCAAAACTCAGATCAGAGAATTAAAACCGCAAGAGCAACCTTATGTAATTGCAGGGGTGATTGTGGCGATTCGAATTCGCATGACAGCGCGCGGCAAAATGGCGATTGTCACATTAGATGATGCGATTTCTCGCGTAGACGTCGTGGTAGGGAATGATCTTCTTACCCAATCACAAAGGCTAGTTCAAGAAGATCAGCTTTTAATTGTCGAAGGACGTGTCAGTCATGACGACTTCACAGGGGGTATCAGAGTGACTGCGCGTAAACTTTTTGATTTGTCCACCGCTCGTAATCAATTCGCACACCATTTAAAGATCTCATGTAATGGTCAATCGGATGCTAATAAATTAAGAGAAATGCTAAAACCTTACTGCGGTCATCCGCAACATGACTTAAAACGTTGCCGCGTAAAAATTGATTACCATAATGACCTAGGTCATGCAGAACTTCTTTTAGGTCGAGAATGGCAGGTGGATTTGCATGATGAATTGATAGACGGTTTAACCCAATGGTTGAGCGAAGAAAACGTAAAAATCCTTTATAATTAA
- the tpx gene encoding thiol peroxidase: MMAVTLKGGPVKIGGQFLSKGQKAPDFSLADKTRADVDLAHFAGKRKVLNIFPSVDTPTCATSVRKFNEAAAKLNNTVVLCISADLPFAQNRFCGAEKIENVQTLSTFRNTKKFANDFGVSIDDTSLAGLTSRAVIVLNENNEVLHSELVSEITEEPNYEAALNVL, from the coding sequence ATCATGGCAGTGACTCTCAAAGGCGGCCCAGTCAAAATAGGTGGTCAATTTTTAAGCAAGGGACAAAAAGCACCTGACTTTAGTCTAGCAGATAAAACGCGTGCAGATGTCGACTTAGCTCATTTTGCTGGCAAACGAAAAGTGCTCAACATTTTCCCAAGTGTCGATACACCAACATGCGCTACATCTGTGAGGAAATTTAACGAAGCTGCAGCTAAATTAAATAACACAGTCGTCTTATGTATCTCAGCCGACTTACCTTTTGCGCAGAATCGTTTTTGTGGTGCTGAAAAAATTGAGAACGTACAAACACTCTCAACATTTCGTAACACGAAAAAATTTGCCAACGACTTTGGTGTATCCATTGATGATACAAGTTTGGCTGGTTTAACTTCTCGCGCTGTGATCGTGTTGAACGAAAATAACGAAGTACTTCATAGCGAACTTGTTTCAGAAATTACAGAAGAACCTAACTACGAAGCTGCGTTAAATGTACTTTAG
- a CDS encoding THUMP domain-containing class I SAM-dependent RNA methyltransferase — protein sequence MNFQFFATCPRGLEALLADELLAQHALKIIVTDGGVSFEGNLETMYRVNLHSRIATRIMSRVGQGSYTSEEDIYKATFKLNWPSWFKVNQTIRVKVTGVKCPLKSLDFVTLRIKDAVCDRFRVEGALRPSVSVRDPDVRIHAYLTHDQYQLYLDTSGAPLYQRGFRDVSVIAPLRENLAAGIIMLSGWIPGTPFLDPMCGSGTFLIEAAMMAVNQPPGMKRTFGFQKLTSFDEGLWKKIENEAMNKMKPIEFLDIYGSDMDLRAVRVARHNLKVAGLEEVAKVMQSDFIKLEPPASEGTLVTNPPYGQRIGEDEDLKEVYPAWAKHMKESFGGWNTYFLTADLEMPKDMRLKPTKKTPLYNGALECRLFEIKMVAGSNRKPKD from the coding sequence TTGAATTTTCAATTTTTTGCTACTTGCCCGCGCGGCCTTGAAGCTTTGCTAGCAGATGAGCTTTTAGCACAGCATGCATTAAAGATTATAGTGACTGATGGGGGCGTATCGTTTGAAGGCAATTTGGAGACGATGTATCGCGTCAATTTACATAGTCGAATCGCTACGCGCATTATGTCCCGAGTAGGTCAGGGAAGTTATACCAGCGAAGAAGATATCTATAAGGCGACGTTTAAGCTGAATTGGCCTTCGTGGTTTAAAGTGAATCAAACGATTCGCGTCAAAGTCACAGGTGTGAAGTGCCCCCTAAAAAGTTTAGACTTTGTGACACTCCGTATTAAAGATGCTGTATGTGATCGTTTCCGTGTAGAGGGTGCGTTAAGACCATCAGTGAGTGTGAGAGATCCTGACGTTCGCATTCATGCTTATCTCACTCATGATCAATATCAACTTTATTTAGATACCTCGGGTGCCCCACTTTATCAAAGAGGATTTCGTGATGTGAGTGTGATAGCCCCCTTACGTGAAAACTTAGCGGCAGGCATCATTATGCTGTCCGGTTGGATACCAGGCACACCATTTTTAGATCCCATGTGCGGTAGTGGTACTTTTTTAATTGAAGCAGCCATGATGGCAGTCAATCAACCACCCGGTATGAAACGTACATTTGGTTTTCAAAAACTTACTTCATTCGATGAAGGCCTTTGGAAAAAAATTGAAAACGAAGCTATGAATAAAATGAAGCCCATTGAGTTCTTAGACATTTATGGATCAGATATGGATTTAAGGGCAGTACGAGTTGCGCGTCACAATTTAAAAGTTGCAGGCTTGGAAGAGGTTGCAAAAGTCATGCAAAGTGATTTTATAAAATTAGAACCACCCGCATCAGAAGGGACGCTTGTAACCAATCCACCTTATGGTCAGCGCATAGGAGAGGACGAAGATTTAAAAGAGGTGTATCCGGCCTGGGCAAAGCATATGAAAGAATCCTTCGGGGGTTGGAATACTTATTTTTTAACCGCAGACCTTGAGATGCCAAAAGATATGCGATTAAAGCCCACAAAAAAAACACCGTTATATAACGGTGCTTTAGAGTGTCGTTTATTCGAAATTAAAATGGTGGCAGGTAGTAATCGAAAACCAAAAGACTAA
- a CDS encoding fused MFS/spermidine synthase, whose protein sequence is MRDLFKKIFREEVMDDDISIDVSESEGIRSLHFASHAIQSSMRLKKPFHLELTYTRAMMMFLLFHARPRKILLIGLGGASIPKFIHRFLPDMKSIVVEIHRKVIGVAHLMFHLPPNDKSLKVIHGDGIPFMKEHPESADILMIDAFDPDGIPRNFRSLSFFDVCRATLRRHGIFVMNIWASDPHYDLYIDRMRGVFEGLILVIPTGKPGNQIVLGFHDIPKELDVKTLRAKAKLLEKTYGLEFLSFFNQLVLHNHQASSMITFDQ, encoded by the coding sequence ATGAGAGACTTATTTAAAAAAATATTTCGTGAAGAAGTGATGGATGATGACATCAGTATTGATGTCAGTGAATCTGAAGGTATACGTTCTTTACATTTTGCTTCGCACGCAATCCAAAGTTCAATGCGCTTAAAAAAACCTTTTCACTTAGAACTCACTTATACACGAGCCATGATGATGTTTCTTCTCTTTCATGCCCGACCTCGTAAAATTTTATTGATTGGTTTAGGTGGCGCATCTATCCCTAAATTTATTCATCGGTTTTTACCTGATATGAAATCTATTGTGGTTGAGATTCATCGAAAAGTGATTGGTGTAGCACATCTTATGTTTCATCTTCCTCCTAACGATAAATCACTCAAAGTTATTCACGGTGATGGCATTCCTTTCATGAAAGAACATCCGGAGTCGGCCGATATTTTAATGATTGATGCTTTTGACCCCGATGGTATTCCGCGAAATTTCAGAAGCCTTTCTTTTTTTGATGTATGCAGAGCAACTTTAAGACGACATGGTATTTTTGTCATGAATATATGGGCGAGTGATCCACATTACGATCTTTATATTGATCGTATGCGTGGTGTTTTCGAAGGGCTTATCTTAGTGATTCCTACAGGTAAACCTGGCAATCAAATTGTGTTAGGTTTTCATGACATCCCAAAAGAATTGGATGTAAAGACATTGCGAGCAAAAGCGAAGTTACTTGAAAAAACTTATGGGCTCGAATTTTTATCATTCTTTAATCAGCTTGTGCTTCATAATCACCAAGCATCGAGCATGATTACATTCGATCAATAA
- the hrpA gene encoding ATP-dependent RNA helicase HrpA: MSEPLKNKDKNLAIEASRQARLESILPIEFPEALPISQRVKEINEAILNHQVVILCGETGSGKTTQLPKICLHLGRGIKGLIGHTQPRRLAVRSVASRIASELNSPLGDAVGFKIRFADKVSNQTLIKVMTDGILLAETQTDPDLKKYDTIIIDEAHERSLNIDFLLGYLKQLTLRRPDLKIIITSATIDVESFSKHFNNAPIIEVSGRTYPVEIRYRPLEVKDEDDQVEKIEEAILDVVKDFSKVGGDTLIFLPGEREIRDIAEFLKNKLPPHYEILPLFSRLSNEEQQKIFRGSNGRRIILSTNVAETSLTVPGIKYVIDPGIARVNRYSTRNKVEQLQIEKISQASAKQRSGRCGRVSDGICVRLYSEDDFNARPLFLDPEIYRSSLASVILKMASLHLGDVSQFPFIQPPSRRFIQDGYLLLQELGAVDDQYELTIIGRDLAKLPMDPRLGRMLLQAKKENALSELLIIVSALSIQDPRERPLDKKAESEAAQVRFFDEKSDFVSFLKLWTFFDEAIQKKTTQNNLRKLCHAHFLSYLRMREWRDLHDQIRELILDMNYKENDKPANYVQIHRSILAGLLGNIGIKALEDDSYVGARNIEFHLSPGSNIKRRRSKWVMAADLVDTTKLYARTAAEIDVEWIESLSLHLVEHHHTDPYWDVKLSRVNAHERITLYGLTIVPKRNVHFGPINPEIAREIFIRQGLVSGGYVSKGLFWKHNQGLIEEVELLEHKARRLDVLVNEEDLFQFYDEKIAQGIINGVGFEDWRREIEDKHPQVLFLTKDLLMRRDAHEITEVQYPETLNIEGVTIPLKYRFEPGHPDDGVTAVISEIDFHQLDLNIMQWLVPGMIREKLNCIFKSLPKNIRTQLFPLTDTVTEFLTQYKTHHHLFQSISDFVLKKTKEPYMIGEEEIESLPRHCFMNIEVVNQKNELVSQGRDLNLLKGSVKPQVHVKKNDKTNAVERFNLKRWDFDELPHAIELNTHQKDYKGFVGLSDEVESVAIRVFVSEDEAKVSHRQGVLRLLSFELKPQLKQLEKDLSKLKEAQLFLRDMIDAEELKGDVIEMILDTALNSEELMPRTSGDFITLIKRIKNALPQAMKAILDTIHLSATYYHQIKQLLKTLSPIQKRSESIFASRINFLIHNEFIISTPSDTFSHLPRYLKALMIRIEKYPSRVDKDAIMQKDIDRIHQLLGERLKPYVSKKMTPPKALKDFQWQIEELHVSLFAQDLKTAYPVSLKRLEKALDDIPFYP; encoded by the coding sequence GTGAGTGAGCCATTAAAAAACAAAGATAAAAATTTAGCGATTGAAGCATCAAGACAAGCTCGACTAGAAAGCATACTACCTATTGAGTTTCCTGAAGCGCTTCCTATTTCTCAAAGAGTTAAAGAGATTAATGAGGCAATTCTTAATCATCAAGTCGTGATCTTGTGTGGCGAAACAGGTTCAGGTAAAACAACTCAGCTCCCCAAAATTTGTCTTCATTTAGGCCGAGGTATTAAGGGCCTCATAGGCCATACACAGCCAAGACGTCTTGCAGTGAGATCAGTGGCCTCTCGCATAGCATCGGAATTAAATTCCCCCTTAGGCGATGCTGTAGGATTTAAGATTCGATTTGCAGATAAAGTCTCCAATCAAACACTTATTAAAGTGATGACTGACGGCATTCTGTTGGCAGAGACACAAACAGACCCTGATCTTAAAAAATACGACACCATTATTATTGATGAAGCCCATGAGCGAAGTCTTAATATTGATTTTCTTTTAGGTTACTTAAAGCAACTAACTCTTAGGCGTCCTGATTTAAAAATTATTATTACCAGTGCGACCATTGATGTGGAGAGCTTTTCCAAACACTTTAATAATGCACCTATTATTGAAGTCTCAGGTAGGACATATCCCGTTGAGATTCGCTATCGACCTTTAGAAGTTAAAGACGAAGACGACCAAGTAGAAAAAATTGAAGAGGCTATTCTTGATGTTGTGAAAGATTTCTCAAAAGTAGGAGGAGACACTCTAATATTTTTACCAGGCGAGAGAGAAATTCGAGATATCGCTGAATTTCTAAAAAATAAATTACCACCGCATTACGAAATCCTTCCACTTTTTTCAAGACTTTCCAATGAAGAGCAACAAAAAATATTTAGAGGCTCAAATGGACGGCGTATTATCTTATCCACCAATGTCGCTGAAACATCACTCACTGTTCCAGGAATTAAATATGTGATTGATCCAGGTATTGCCAGAGTGAATCGCTATAGCACCAGAAATAAAGTTGAACAATTACAAATTGAAAAAATTTCTCAAGCATCAGCTAAGCAACGAAGCGGTCGATGTGGACGTGTGTCTGATGGTATTTGCGTAAGGCTCTATTCGGAAGATGATTTTAATGCGAGACCTTTATTTTTAGACCCTGAAATTTATCGATCATCTTTAGCCTCCGTCATTCTAAAAATGGCATCATTACATTTAGGTGATGTCTCACAATTTCCTTTTATTCAGCCACCCAGCAGACGATTCATTCAAGACGGTTATTTATTATTGCAAGAATTGGGTGCTGTGGATGATCAATATGAGTTAACAATCATAGGTCGTGATCTAGCTAAACTTCCTATGGATCCAAGATTAGGTCGCATGCTGCTTCAGGCAAAAAAAGAAAATGCACTGTCTGAACTTTTAATTATTGTGAGTGCATTAAGTATCCAAGATCCAAGAGAACGACCTTTGGATAAAAAAGCCGAAAGTGAAGCAGCGCAAGTTCGATTCTTTGACGAAAAATCTGATTTCGTCTCGTTTTTAAAACTTTGGACATTCTTTGATGAGGCCATTCAGAAGAAGACAACACAAAATAATTTAAGAAAACTTTGTCATGCACACTTCTTGTCTTATCTTAGAATGCGTGAGTGGCGAGATTTGCATGATCAAATTCGAGAACTCATTTTAGATATGAATTATAAAGAGAATGATAAGCCGGCTAATTATGTTCAAATTCATCGATCAATACTCGCCGGGCTTTTAGGAAATATCGGTATCAAAGCATTAGAAGATGATTCATACGTGGGCGCTCGAAACATTGAATTTCACTTGTCCCCAGGATCAAATATTAAGAGGAGAAGATCGAAATGGGTGATGGCAGCAGATCTTGTAGATACGACAAAACTATATGCGAGAACAGCGGCTGAAATAGATGTGGAATGGATTGAATCCTTAAGCTTACATTTAGTAGAACATCACCATACAGACCCTTATTGGGATGTTAAGTTGTCTCGCGTGAATGCGCATGAAAGAATTACACTCTATGGATTAACGATAGTGCCTAAACGCAATGTGCACTTTGGGCCGATCAATCCAGAAATCGCTCGCGAAATATTTATTAGACAAGGCCTGGTCTCAGGGGGTTACGTTTCAAAAGGATTATTTTGGAAACATAATCAAGGCCTCATAGAAGAGGTTGAGCTTTTAGAACATAAAGCAAGACGACTTGATGTATTAGTCAATGAAGAAGATCTTTTTCAGTTTTATGATGAGAAAATAGCGCAGGGTATTATCAATGGCGTGGGATTTGAAGATTGGCGTCGCGAGATAGAGGACAAGCATCCTCAAGTCTTGTTCCTCACCAAAGATCTTCTTATGAGGCGGGACGCGCATGAGATTACGGAAGTTCAATACCCAGAAACTTTAAATATTGAAGGTGTTACGATTCCACTAAAATATCGGTTTGAACCCGGTCATCCTGATGACGGTGTGACAGCAGTTATATCTGAAATTGATTTTCATCAACTTGATTTAAATATCATGCAGTGGTTAGTTCCTGGGATGATTCGTGAAAAACTCAATTGTATTTTTAAGTCATTGCCTAAAAATATTCGTACTCAACTTTTTCCGCTCACAGATACTGTGACTGAATTCTTAACCCAATACAAAACCCATCACCATTTATTTCAATCGATCAGTGATTTTGTTTTAAAGAAAACAAAAGAACCTTACATGATAGGTGAGGAGGAAATTGAAAGTCTGCCTCGTCATTGTTTTATGAATATTGAAGTAGTGAACCAAAAAAATGAACTTGTATCGCAAGGTCGTGATTTAAACCTTCTAAAAGGTTCAGTCAAGCCACAAGTGCATGTCAAAAAGAATGATAAGACCAATGCAGTTGAACGATTCAATTTAAAACGGTGGGATTTTGACGAACTACCACATGCTATTGAATTAAATACACATCAAAAAGACTACAAAGGTTTTGTGGGATTATCTGATGAAGTTGAGTCAGTAGCTATCCGTGTGTTTGTCTCAGAGGATGAGGCTAAAGTATCGCATCGTCAAGGTGTTTTAAGATTGCTCAGTTTTGAATTGAAGCCACAACTCAAACAACTTGAAAAAGATTTGAGCAAACTTAAAGAAGCCCAGCTTTTCTTAAGAGACATGATTGATGCTGAAGAATTAAAAGGTGATGTGATTGAAATGATTTTAGACACAGCATTAAATTCTGAAGAGCTGATGCCAAGGACTTCAGGTGATTTTATTACACTAATTAAACGTATCAAAAATGCGCTGCCACAAGCTATGAAGGCGATATTAGACACTATTCATTTGAGTGCTACCTATTACCACCAAATTAAACAATTATTAAAAACGTTAAGTCCCATACAAAAAAGATCGGAATCTATTTTTGCAAGTCGAATTAACTTCTTAATCCATAATGAATTTATTATATCGACACCTTCAGATACATTTTCTCATCTTCCAAGATACTTGAAAGCACTTATGATTCGTATTGAGAAATACCCTTCAAGAGTAGATAAAGATGCAATCATGCAAAAAGATATTGATCGCATTCACCAATTGCTTGGTGAGCGATTAAAACCCTATGTCTCAAAAAAAATGACACCTCCTAAAGCCCTAAAAGATTTTCAATGGCAGATTGAAGAGCTTCATGTGTCATTATTCGCCCAAGATTTGAAAACAGCATATCCTGTATCACTGAAACGATTAGAAAAAGCGTTGGATGATATTCCTTTTTACCCATGA